The Anas acuta chromosome 14, bAnaAcu1.1, whole genome shotgun sequence DNA window GCGCTGTAATGTGTCACCTAACAAATTAGGTGACAAATTTTCAGCTAACAGAACAGACCACAGGGCAGACCTTCAGTAACTGAACGTTTATATTTCCGTATGTGGGTCCTGGGGGCTTTGAAGgcagtttcatttttgttaaatttttgATAATTTAAAGTTTCTAAACTTTGCCCTTGAActatacctttttttcttctttctaagaGTGATGACTCTGATGATGATGAACCTTGTGCAATAAGCAACAAATGGGCTTATGAGCGGTGCAGTCAGAAGTGGTCTCGTCTTGACAGCCTCGAAAGTTTCTCAGGACAAGAAGGCGCTGGTGCATCGGTCCCAGGCAGTCCAATACTGAAGAGCGTCAGCAGTGAAGACACAATCCTTTTGGTTCATAGTGAGAAACACGATGTGTCCTCAATCCACAGCACTAGCAGTGGTGACAGTGACGTTGTTAGCTTCCCCAAAGCTTTTGAAGATGTGGAAACCAGCACGAGTTTCTTCAGTAAAGTTGCTACACTGGACTCTGCTTTTAGTTGTTCACCTCCCCCTAGTGAATTTTTGAGTATCACCAGTGAAGAGAAGCTTTTGGATAGGGCACCATTCAAAAAGAGGACGAGCCTTctaaagaaaatggagaagttGCACTTAAGGAGCTGCAACTTAAGGAGTGGTCAGTCAAAGGCCAAACCCATAATAAGCGAGCCTGTTCTTCTGGAAggatttaatgaagaaaaaatgaagatgctTAACTGTGTAAATATTGCTGACCTCTCTGGCATCCAAACAAAGAACAATTCCTCCTGTTCTCCCGAGAGCTGCAGTAGCAGCGATCATTCTGAAATCAGCAGCACAGTGAGCACTCCGGGTCCTCTTATAAAACCACAAAGACACTATGAAAGAAAGGGGATGTATGCAGAGGACTTGGAGTCTGGCAAGCTCTTCCTGTGGAACAATGTAACTCAGCAAAACCTCAAAAACGAAGTCAAGTTACAGATGAACCAGATGTTTCACGTACCACCAGGCCATAAGCCTGGTACTTTCCCTACAGCACTTACAACCAGTTCCCTGTCTTCAGTGGACAACTCTTCTGTCAACTGGAGAACTGGGAGTTTTCATGGGTGCAGAAGGAGCCGGAGCAGAAGCAGTTCCAAGGACTCccaagcccccagcagcccccttTCCTGCACAGACAACAGGCTGAGTGTGTACGACAACCTGCCCGATTTTCAGTTTGACAAGTTGGAGGCAACAGATGTTGGTGATGATGATGTTTTTTCAGAACTGAACACTGTTATAGAAGATGTCAATGGTCTCAAAAAGCTGGTCGATCAGTGGACACAGAAGTTCTCAGATGATGGGGATTTGGACTTTGCCAGTGACTTGACCTCTCCGTGTCCA harbors:
- the LOC137864060 gene encoding rho GTPase-activating protein 7-like isoform X6 produces the protein MAEPGRQRLRRALSDHGRDSASRAWDVFWRSTREKRLAEIEAREACDWLRAAGFPQYAQLFEDMQFPIDVKTVRKDHDFLDADAIESLFRRLNTLNKCASMKVEISHQRKQSDDSDDDEPCAISNKWAYERCSQKWSRLDSLESFSGQEGAGASVPGSPILKSVSSEDTILLVHSEKHDVSSIHSTSSGDSDVVSFPKAFEDVETSTSFFSKVATLDSAFSCSPPPSEFLSITSEEKLLDRAPFKKRTSLLKKMEKLHLRSCNLRSGQSKAKPIISEPVLLEGFNEEKMKMLNCVNIADLSGIQTKNNSSCSPESCSSSDHSEISSTVSTPGPLIKPQRHYERKGMYAEDLESGKLFLWNNVTQQNLKNEVKLQMNQMFHVPPGHKPGTFPTALTTSSLSSVDNSSVNWRTGSFHGCRRSRSRSSSKDSQAPSSPLSCTDNRLSVYDNLPDFQFDKLEATDVGDDDVFSELNTVIEDVNGLKKLVDQWTQKFSDDGDLDFASDLTSPCPSSPKEIRLDTEHSEDKTADVPTTEGESSCELDKELSSTELPYITDPKKTNRHRKQHWSVEESENLDSLSIQGDSQAAAQLARTQKLALLKLTALMDRYSPSSKQGWNWTIPKFIKKIKASDYKGKNVFGVPLLLNVQRTSHPLPNGILQALDYLRNHFLDQVGLFRKSGVKSRILSLREMNEASPNNVCYEGQSAFDVADMVKQYFRDLPEPIFTSRLCESFLHIYQCRRAEGAAASGCPGCHSPSPKGKPRSSENPPVLSTRCGCFR
- the LOC137864060 gene encoding rho GTPase-activating protein 7-like isoform X5 codes for the protein MQFPIDVKTVRKDHDFLDADAIESLFRRLNTLNKCASMKVEISHQRKQSDDSDDDEPCAISNKWAYERCSQKWSRLDSLESFSGQEGAGASVPGSPILKSVSSEDTILLVHSEKHDVSSIHSTSSGDSDVVSFPKAFEDVETSTSFFSKVATLDSAFSCSPPPSEFLSITSEEKLLDRAPFKKRTSLLKKMEKLHLRSCNLRSGQSKAKPIISEPVLLEGFNEEKMKMLNCVNIADLSGIQTKNNSSCSPESCSSSDHSEISSTVSTPGPLIKPQRHYERKGMYAEDLESGKLFLWNNVTQQNLKNEVKLQMNQMFHVPPGHKPGTFPTALTTSSLSSVDNSSVNWRTGSFHGCRRSRSRSSSKDSQAPSSPLSCTDNRLSVYDNLPDFQFDKLEATDVGDDDVFSELNTVIEDVNGLKKLVDQWTQKFSDDGDLDFASDLTSPCPSSPKEIRLDTEHSEDKTADVPTTEGESSCELDKELSSTELPYITDPKKTNRHRKQHWSVEESENLDSLSIQGDSQAAAQLARTQKLALLKLTALMDRYSPSSKQGWNWTIPKFIKKIKASDYKGKNVFGVPLLLNVQRTSHPLPNGILQALDYLRNHFLDQVGLFRKSGVKSRILSLREMNEASPNNVCYEGQSAFDVADMVKQYFRDLPEPIFTSRLCESFLHIYQYVPKEQQLQAVQAAILLLPKENREALKILLFFLRDVVAFVEENQMTPTNIAVCLAPSLFHLNTLRRDSSSSTRLSQRKYSLGKPDQRELSENLAATQGLAHMIMECNRLFQTDFPA